Part of the Deinococcus aerolatus genome is shown below.
GACGGGGGGCGGCACGCTGGGCTGGAGGCGGCCCTTGCCTCTGCGCGGACGATGCGGGACGCGGGCGTGCTGGTGCTGGACATCGGCGGTGAGAGCACCCGCCCCGGCGCACAACCGGTTCCGGCCGCCACCGAACTGGACCGCGTCCTCCCGGTGATCCGGGCGCTGGCGGGCGAGGGCGTGCTGCTCAGCGTGGACACCCTCAAGCCCGAGGTGGCGTATGCGGCGCTGCGGGCCGGGGCGCATCTGGTCAACGACGTGGGCGGCCTGCGTGATCCCGAGATGCGCCGGGTGTGTGCCGAGGCGGGGGTCCCCGCCTGCCTGATGCACATGCAGGGCGAGCCGCGCACCATGCAGGCCAGTCCCCACTACGGCGACGTGGTGGCCGAGGTCTTCGCCTTTCTGGGGGGTCAGGCGGCGGCGGCGCGGGCGGCGGGCGTGCCGGACGTATTGCTGGACCCTGGCATCGGGTTCGGCAAGACGCTGGCGCACAATCTGGCGCTGCTGCGGGCGCTGCCACAGCTCACCGCTGGGGCCGACGGCGTGCTGGTGGGGGCCAGCCGCAAACGGCTGATCGACTCGCTGGCCGGTGTGCCCAGAGCCGCAGACCGCGACCCCGGCACGCTGGCCCTGCATCTGCACGCGGCCCGCACGGGCGCGGCGATGGTGCGGGCGCACGCGGCGGCGGCCCACGTTCAGGCGCTGCGCGTTCAGGCGGCGCTAGACTTGCCGGGATGAGGCGGGCTGTGTTGATAGGAAGGGGAGCATGAGCCGGGTGGTGCTGGAGGGGCTGGAGTTTCATGCCCGGCATGGCGTCTACGCCACCGAGGGCGTGCTGGGCGCACGTTTTGTGGTGGATGCCGAGCTGTATTACGGGTTCACCGGGCTGCCCGATGAGCTGAGCGCCGCGGTCAACTACGCGGCGGTCTACGCGGCCATCCACGAGGAAGTCACGGGACAGCGCCACCAGCTGATTGAGGTGCTGACGGACCGCATCGCCCGCCGCATCCTGCGGGACCAGCCCCGGCTGGGCCATGTGACGGTGCGCGTCCATAAGCCCTTTGCTCCGCTGCCCGGCGTGTTCCGCGACGTGTACGCCGAGCTGACGTTGCGGCAGACGGAGCTTTGAGCGGCCCACACGGCGGGGCAGGCGCCTACATTGCCCTGGGGGCCAATCTGGGCCGACCGCTGGAGACGCTGCGCTGGGCCGTGGCCGAGGTGGCGCGGTTGGGCGAGCTGTGCGGGGTCTCGGGGCTGTACCGCACTGCCCCCGTCGGCGGCCCGCCGGACCAGCCGGATTACCTGAATGCGGCGCTGTGCCTGCGGACCAGCCTCCCGCCAGAAGAGCTGCTGGCCGCCCTGCACGACACAGAGGCCCGCGCCGGACGCGAGCGCAGGCAGCGCTGGGAGGCGCGGGTGCTGGACCTCGACCTGATTGTCTACGGCAACCGGGTGGCGGACGGGCCGGCCCTGACGCTGCCGCATCCGCAGGCGTGGGAACGGGCCTTTGTGCTTGCTCCGCTGGCGGACCTGAACCCAGGGCTGGCCCATCCGCTGACCGGCGAAACGGTGCGGCGGGCGCTGGCGCGGGTGCCGCAGTCGGGCGTGGGGGCCGGCACTGCAGACTGGCTGTAGCCCCTGACCGCTCCCGCGCGTCCGAATCTGGCCGCCGCCCACCGTCTGCCCGCCGCCGCGGCGCTATGCTACGGGGCGATATGAGCGAACTGACCTCCAACAAACGTCATGGCGGCGTCGGCCGCGCGCTGCTGTGGGTGGCCGTCGTGCTGACCGTGGCCCTGCTGGGTTTCGTGACGGCTGTGGCCGTCCGCAGCAACCCGATCTACAGTGACCGTGACGCCAATGGCGTCAGCAAGTACAAGTTCATCGAGGAATGCCGCGAGCTGCTGGAAGACACCGACAAGCTGACCGTGGGGGCGCAGGGCCAGTCCCTTCCCCTCAAGGCGCTGGTGGAACAGAGCGCCCCCCTGGGCAAGAACGACGAACTGCATGCCACGCTGGACGCCGAACCCGCCCAGATCATCCGCGCCACTGAGAACGTCGAGGGCGGCGGCTGGACCCTGACCGCGCCTGCCACCATCGCCGTTCACAGCGGCAGCAAGACCCGCGCGCTGGGCCAGCTGCCCATGCAGTGCGCGCATGTCAAGGGCCAGGAAACGCAGGTGCAGTTGCAGTTGCCGGGCCAGTAAAGCCAGCGCTCCCACCCTGTCCTCTCCGCCATAGGGAGGGCTTTTTCATTCCGACTTTTCTATGTCCGCGCTGCTGAGGCTCTGCTCCGGGCCAGTCTCACATCACCACGTCCAGGCCGCTCAGACACTCCTCGGCGATGGCGCGGGCCAGGGGATCGCGGGTGCTGCGGGCGTAGCTGACCCCCAGATGCAGATGGTTCTGGCCGCCGGGGCTGCCCACCAGCGCCAGGGTCTGGTAGAAGGCCAGGTGGGTGTGCGCCAGCAGCACGTCGCGGGTGCGCTCGGGCGGCAGGGTCCGCAGCAGGCTCAGGGCGTCCTGGTACGCTTCCAGCGCGCGCGGCTGATCGCCCTCCACGGCCCACTCGCGCCCCAGTTGCAGGGACCGGGCTGCCGTGAGATACGCGCTTCGCATGGCGCAGAGTCTAGCGTGACCGCAGCCCGGAGAACCGCGTGCCCCCGCTTTGCGCTATCTCTGGAGGGCCAATGACTGTCCCGCTGCCGCTGCCTGCCTCCATGCCTGCCCCTGCGCCCGCCGCCTCGGTGACCCTGCCCCTGCGCCTGCCGTATCCGGAGTTGTCGCAGCTGGCCACGGCCTGGGCCGCGGGGCAGGTGTTCACGCTGCCGCTGCCCACCGCTCCCAGCCTGCGCGTGACCGACATCCGGATCAGTGCCGGGGGAACCCGCCTGAAGGCCAGCCTCTCAGTGCAGAGCAGCGGGTTGCTGGGTCTGAAGGCCACGCTGGATGTGTCTGGGAGGCCCGTACTGGACGTCGCCGGTCAGGTGCTGACCCTGGAGGACACCGCGGTCAGCACCCGCAAGGAGGGCCTGGGTGGACGCCTGATCGGCATGCTGGCCGACGCCCGCGTGACCGCGTCTCTGGCGCGGCTGGCCCGCGTGGACTTCGCCGCCCGGCTCGCAGGCTGGCGCGGGCAGGCGCAGGCCCTCCTCCCGTTTGTGGTTCGGGACGGGATAGAGGTGACGGGCACGGTCACGCAACTGGCCGTCACCACGCTGAAGGTCACCCCCGACGACCTGACGCTGACCGCCGTAGTGGGCGGGGACCTGCAGGTCACCCTGACGGCCGCCGGACTGTTGCCGCGGGAGGGCCTGTCGCCGGGAAGCCTGCGCTAGCCTGAACCCATGAGCGATTCCACCTCCCCGGTCCACCCCAACTGGGCCACGCTGACCGAAGACGACGCCCGGCCCTGGGACACGCTGGAAAGTCGGGTGCTGGTCGACGGGTTCCGGGTGGTGCTCGAAGACCGCGTGCAGGTGCGGCCGGGCGTGGAGACGCTGTACCAGTACCGTCCGCGCGGGCCGCGCGCTGTGTTCGTGCTGCCAGTGACCCCGGCGGGCGAGGCGGTGCTGATCCGCCAGTACCGCTACCCGCTGCGCGCCACCGTCATGGAGGTTGTCGCGGGCGGTGTGGAGCGCGGCGAGAACCTGCTGGACGCCGCTGCCCGTGAACTGCTGGAAGAGGTGGGGGGCGTCAGCGACGACTGGGTGCCGCTGCCCGGCTTCTACCCGCAGCCCAGCATCAGCGGCGTGGTCTTTTACGCCGCGCTGGCCCTGAACGTGACCCTGGGGGCCACCCAGCATGAGGACACCGAGACCATTGAGCGCGTGGTGGTGCCGCTGGCAGAGGCGTACCGCATGCTGGAGGCCGGCGAGATTCAGGACGGCCCCAGCGGTCTGACGCTGTGGCACGCGCGGCGCCATCTGACCGGGCGCGGCCTGCTGTAGGGGCCGCGCATGACTGAATCTCAACGGCCCGAACTGCCGGCCCCCTTCACCACCCTGGCCGGGGAACACCGCCACAGCGCCGTGGTGGACAACAGCGAATTCCTGGCCTTTGCCGCACGGGCCGACACGCCGCAGGCCGCGCTGGCGTATCTGGAGACGGTCAGGGCGCGCTACCCTGGCGCCACCCACCACTGCTGGGCCTACCAGATCGGGAACGAGTACCGCTTTAACGACGACGGTGAACCGGGCGGCACGGCGGGCAGCCCGATGCTGCGGGCCATCGGAGGCCAGGGGCTGGACCACGTGATGGCCGTGGTCGTGCGCTATTACGGCGGCGTCAAGCTGGGCACCGGCGGGCTGGTGCGGGCCTACGGCGGAACGGCGGCGGAGTGTCTGCGAACCGCGCCCCGGCTGGAGGTCCGCCCGCGCCAGACCCTGCGCGTGCGCGTGCCGTTTCCGCATCTCAGCGCCCTGTACCACCTGCTGGACACCTCTGACGTCACGCGCGGTCCGGAGGAGTACACCGTGTCGGGCGTGGAAATGGCAGTGGGTCTCTATCCGGAAGAGGTGAGGGCCTTCACGGCGGCGCTGGCGGACACGACACGGGGCGAGGGGGAGGCGGACGTTGGTTGAAATGTTCTGGCCGGCTGTTCTGTTACCCGCGCGGCCCGGTCACGCGGCGCAGGCGGCGGGTTACAGCGGGCACCGCGCGCAGGGCCATGGATTTGAGCTCGTTGGGCGGTCCCAGGAAGATGGCGGCGGTGAGGGCGATTCCGCCCACCACCAGTTCAGTGAGGAACAGCACGGGCAGGGGTGTGCCCAGGTTCCGCAGCGGAACCACCACCACGTAGAACGCCAGGGCGGTTCCCAGGCCACTCAGCAGGCCCACCCCGTAGGACTCGAGAATCTCGCGCCCACTGCCCACGATGGAGCGGGCCAGCAGTTCAAGGCCGAGATTGCGCAGAACCGTGCCGACCAGCAGCACGGCGGCGATGGCCACCACGGTGCCGCCCAGGCTGTACGCCGTCCAGAAAGCCAGCGCCAGACCCACGGTGTACACGGCCTGAATCTTGAGCTTGACACCCAGGTTGGCGGTGGCCTCGGCCAGCACACCGGCCAGGTTGCTGGAAGCCATGAACGGCACGGCCAGCGCAAAGATCTTGACCAGGACCACGGCCCCCACGAACTGGGATCCCAGCAGCACGGCCACGACTTCGGGGGCCGCCACGAAGATGCCGCCCGCGACACAGGAAATGACGATCAGCAGGGCCAGCAGGGCCGAATGATGTGCCCGGCGTAGCCGCTCCGGCTCACTCTGGACGGCGCTGAACGAGGGGGCCAGCACCCGCGTCAGGCTGGTCGCGAAGCTCATGGCCGGGGTGCCTATGGCTTTGAACCCACGGCTGTACAGCCCCAGTTGTGCGGTGGGATACAGCCGGGCCAGCATGATGCTGTCCAGGTTGGTGCTGATGAACTCCAGAAAATTAATGATGGTGACACGGGTGGCAAAGGCGTACAGGTGCCGGTAGGACTCGGGCCGGAATGTCAGGCGCAGGCTGTGGCGGGTGTAGGCATACAGGATGACCATCTGGATCAGGGCCTGGGCAATCTGGCTGATCGCCAGGCTGAATGCCCCGAAGCCCAGGTAGGCGGCCCCCAGCCCGAACACGCCGTGGCCGATCACCAGCGACACCAGTTCGCCGATCATCAGTGGCCGGAACTTGAGCTGGCGGCGCAGCAGGCTCTGCGAGATGATGATCATGGCGTTGAACAGATAGGCCACAGCGTAGCCCCGGAAAACCATCACCAGATCGGGCATGCCGAAGTACTGTCCGGCCAGGGGAGCCAGCATCCACGCCGCCACAGTGGCCAGCAGCCCCAGGCCAATAGATGACGTGAACCCCGCCTGCACGTCCTCCCCGCTCAGCTCTGGCTTCTGGATCAGGGCCTGTCCCACGCCCAGGTCTGCAATGAATTGCCCGAAACGTTGCAGGACAAAGGCAATCGCCACCACGCCGAACTCGGCAGGCGTCAGCAGCCGCGACAGGATGGCCG
Proteins encoded:
- a CDS encoding lipopolysaccharide biosynthesis protein — protein: MTNLKSRTVNAVKWSYMTMGIATVLGLVFTAILSRLLTPAEFGVVAIAFVLQRFGQFIADLGVGQALIQKPELSGEDVQAGFTSSIGLGLLATVAAWMLAPLAGQYFGMPDLVMVFRGYAVAYLFNAMIIISQSLLRRQLKFRPLMIGELVSLVIGHGVFGLGAAYLGFGAFSLAISQIAQALIQMVILYAYTRHSLRLTFRPESYRHLYAFATRVTIINFLEFISTNLDSIMLARLYPTAQLGLYSRGFKAIGTPAMSFATSLTRVLAPSFSAVQSEPERLRRAHHSALLALLIVISCVAGGIFVAAPEVVAVLLGSQFVGAVVLVKIFALAVPFMASSNLAGVLAEATANLGVKLKIQAVYTVGLALAFWTAYSLGGTVVAIAAVLLVGTVLRNLGLELLARSIVGSGREILESYGVGLLSGLGTALAFYVVVVPLRNLGTPLPVLFLTELVVGGIALTAAIFLGPPNELKSMALRAVPAVTRRLRRVTGPRG
- the folP gene encoding dihydropteroate synthase, with the protein product MNRPRSLTFGVPVPGGQKGAAGWRVEWSGTAVMGVINVTPDSFSDGGRHAGLEAALASARTMRDAGVLVLDIGGESTRPGAQPVPAATELDRVLPVIRALAGEGVLLSVDTLKPEVAYAALRAGAHLVNDVGGLRDPEMRRVCAEAGVPACLMHMQGEPRTMQASPHYGDVVAEVFAFLGGQAAAARAAGVPDVLLDPGIGFGKTLAHNLALLRALPQLTAGADGVLVGASRKRLIDSLAGVPRAADRDPGTLALHLHAARTGAAMVRAHAAAAHVQALRVQAALDLPG
- a CDS encoding NUDIX domain-containing protein — its product is MSDSTSPVHPNWATLTEDDARPWDTLESRVLVDGFRVVLEDRVQVRPGVETLYQYRPRGPRAVFVLPVTPAGEAVLIRQYRYPLRATVMEVVAGGVERGENLLDAAARELLEEVGGVSDDWVPLPGFYPQPSISGVVFYAALALNVTLGATQHEDTETIERVVVPLAEAYRMLEAGEIQDGPSGLTLWHARRHLTGRGLL
- the folK gene encoding 2-amino-4-hydroxy-6-hydroxymethyldihydropteridine diphosphokinase, producing the protein MSGPHGGAGAYIALGANLGRPLETLRWAVAEVARLGELCGVSGLYRTAPVGGPPDQPDYLNAALCLRTSLPPEELLAALHDTEARAGRERRQRWEARVLDLDLIVYGNRVADGPALTLPHPQAWERAFVLAPLADLNPGLAHPLTGETVRRALARVPQSGVGAGTADWL
- the folB gene encoding dihydroneopterin aldolase, coding for MSRVVLEGLEFHARHGVYATEGVLGARFVVDAELYYGFTGLPDELSAAVNYAAVYAAIHEEVTGQRHQLIEVLTDRIARRILRDQPRLGHVTVRVHKPFAPLPGVFRDVYAELTLRQTEL
- a CDS encoding IMPACT family protein, with translation MTESQRPELPAPFTTLAGEHRHSAVVDNSEFLAFAARADTPQAALAYLETVRARYPGATHHCWAYQIGNEYRFNDDGEPGGTAGSPMLRAIGGQGLDHVMAVVVRYYGGVKLGTGGLVRAYGGTAAECLRTAPRLEVRPRQTLRVRVPFPHLSALYHLLDTSDVTRGPEEYTVSGVEMAVGLYPEEVRAFTAALADTTRGEGEADVG
- a CDS encoding DUF4403 family protein gives rise to the protein MTVPLPLPASMPAPAPAASVTLPLRLPYPELSQLATAWAAGQVFTLPLPTAPSLRVTDIRISAGGTRLKASLSVQSSGLLGLKATLDVSGRPVLDVAGQVLTLEDTAVSTRKEGLGGRLIGMLADARVTASLARLARVDFAARLAGWRGQAQALLPFVVRDGIEVTGTVTQLAVTTLKVTPDDLTLTAVVGGDLQVTLTAAGLLPREGLSPGSLR